One part of the Streptomyces lydicus genome encodes these proteins:
- a CDS encoding TQO small subunit DoxD has protein sequence MVHAHRTINADLAGTGVEGPPAGLRAQLARHALLPLRLFLGVTFLYAGIDKLTDRAFLAAGGAGSLGETLRQVHDAAALPQLVDLAQKSPVGFGYAIAAGELAVGLGTLLGLLGRLAAFGGALISLSLWLTVSWATTPYYYGNDLAYLVAWVPLVLAGTPRFSLDAVVAMRRKRHGAQLFG, from the coding sequence ATGGTTCACGCGCATCGCACGATCAATGCCGACCTGGCCGGTACGGGCGTCGAGGGCCCACCTGCCGGTCTGCGGGCACAGCTGGCGCGCCACGCGCTGCTGCCGCTGCGCCTCTTCCTGGGCGTCACGTTTCTCTACGCCGGCATCGACAAGCTGACCGACCGGGCGTTCCTGGCGGCCGGCGGCGCCGGTTCGCTCGGTGAGACGCTGCGCCAGGTCCATGACGCGGCGGCGCTGCCGCAGTTGGTGGACCTCGCGCAGAAGAGCCCGGTCGGCTTCGGTTACGCCATCGCGGCCGGTGAACTCGCGGTCGGCCTGGGCACGCTGCTCGGACTGCTGGGGCGGCTGGCGGCGTTCGGCGGCGCCCTGATCTCGCTGTCCCTGTGGCTCACCGTCAGCTGGGCGACCACCCCGTACTACTACGGCAACGACCTCGCCTACCTGGTGGCCTGGGTCCCCCTCGTACTGGCCGGCACCCCGCGGTTCTCCCTGGACGCGG